From a single Actinomyces viscosus genomic region:
- a CDS encoding SDR family oxidoreductase, with protein MTADAQHPPRPDGDVLSNALPAGRDPLPLAGRTVLVTGVSRRVGIGHAIACRAADYGASVVAHHYRPHDASQPWGADDVEAVMASIRTHLVGPARLIDIGADLAAPGEPARVVEQAVAGAGHLDALVCNQAMSSPDGPLAETTEAILDAHWAVDARASILLAQAFAGQDGFAAPAPQRAGRRHGAIVFLTSGQGLGPLPGEVAYAAAKAAIAGVTLTIADELIDVGITVNTVNPGPVDTGYVTEADRRATAAMFPQGRWGEPDDAARLITWLLTDEARWITGQVISSEGGFARWRH; from the coding sequence ATGACCGCCGACGCTCAGCATCCGCCTCGCCCCGACGGTGACGTCCTTAGTAACGCCCTCCCCGCCGGCCGCGACCCGCTGCCCCTGGCGGGCCGCACGGTCCTGGTCACCGGCGTCAGCCGCCGCGTCGGCATCGGCCACGCCATCGCCTGCCGCGCCGCCGACTACGGGGCGAGCGTCGTCGCCCACCACTACCGCCCGCACGACGCCTCCCAGCCCTGGGGTGCCGACGACGTCGAGGCCGTCATGGCCTCCATCCGCACCCACCTGGTCGGCCCGGCCCGGCTCATCGACATCGGCGCCGACCTGGCCGCCCCCGGGGAGCCGGCTCGCGTCGTCGAGCAGGCCGTGGCCGGGGCCGGTCACCTCGACGCCCTCGTGTGCAACCAGGCGATGAGCAGCCCCGACGGCCCGCTCGCCGAGACGACCGAGGCCATCCTGGACGCCCACTGGGCCGTCGACGCCCGCGCCTCCATCCTCCTGGCGCAGGCCTTCGCCGGCCAGGACGGCTTCGCCGCACCGGCCCCGCAGCGCGCCGGGCGGCGCCACGGCGCCATCGTCTTCCTCACCTCCGGTCAGGGCCTGGGGCCCCTGCCCGGGGAGGTCGCCTACGCCGCCGCCAAGGCCGCCATCGCTGGCGTCACCCTGACGATCGCCGATGAGCTCATCGACGTCGGCATCACCGTCAACACGGTCAACCCCGGCCCCGTCGACACCGGCTACGTCACCGAGGCGGACCGCCGGGCGACGGCCGCCATGTTCCCCCAGGGCCGCTGGGGCGAGCCCGACGACGCCGCCCGACTCATCACCTGGCTGCTCACCGACGAGGCCCGCTGGATCACCGGGCAGGTCATCAGCTCCGAGGGCGGCTTCGCCCGCTGGCGCCACTGA